A single genomic interval of Chitinophaga sp. 180180018-3 harbors:
- a CDS encoding family 78 glycoside hydrolase catalytic domain: MLKYLLAAICLFAFNEIHATGHDKIRVTKLKCEYQENPIGIDEMSPRLSWQLLSGERGVVQTAYRILVADDPVLLERHTANIWDSKRMPGSQSVQVPFSGKKLEAAKTYYWTVQVWDNKGNVSEWSEPAAWKMGLPEQQDWQQARWIAYEDLPGVKGNSARGKDRNVLPLLRKGFTVNKPVKQATMFISGLGQFELSLNGRKVGDHFLDPGWTQYDKKTLYVTFDVTKQLAHGDNAVGVMLGNGFYHIPRERYHKLEGTFGYPKMICRLYLEYADGSSENLVSNDSWKTAPGPVAFSSIYGGEDYNANLEQPGWDSPHFDEHQWKAALTVNGPDNLQSQLADPLKVMDTLLPVKVTQPRPGVWIYDLGQNASGIPGIAVTGSKGSTVKITPGELVADDGTVTQQASGSPCLYNYTLKGEGVEKWHPAFSYYGFRYLQVEGAVPASESNPQHLPVLQLVQGWHTRNAAAAAGEFTCSNNLFNSIYQLINWSIKSNMASVFTDCPHREKLGWLEEAHLMGNSIQFNFDVPRLLHKVSADMREAQLSNGMVPDIAPEYVVFSGGFRDSPEWGSASIIVPWNTWLWYGDKKILQDNYDMMRRYAAYLKSKTLNDTLSFGLGDWFDIGPNGVGESQNTPKGITATAFYYYDLSILAKVAQVLGYPADARQYQEQMTKVRAAFNKGFFDKASKQYGTGSQAGNALAVYMNLVEPPYKEAVVANIVSDIQNRNNSLTTGEVCYSYLLRVLQAAGRSDLIWQMNARSDVPGYGYQVAHGATALTESWQAYRYVSNNHLMLGHLMEWFYNGLAGIGQAEGSTAFKHIVIHPQPVGDITFARARYESIYGLISSEWTKDGNGLALTVEIPANTTATVYLPAGTPTVDGKPIGQIKDVRFAGKEGRFALYNIGSGTYHFKVSGNIQ, translated from the coding sequence ATGTTGAAATATCTGTTGGCTGCTATATGCCTGTTTGCTTTTAATGAAATTCATGCAACAGGCCATGATAAGATACGTGTTACGAAACTGAAATGCGAATACCAGGAAAACCCCATCGGGATCGACGAGATGAGCCCCCGTTTATCGTGGCAGCTATTGTCCGGTGAGCGGGGCGTTGTACAAACCGCTTACCGGATCCTGGTGGCAGACGATCCGGTATTGCTGGAACGTCATACCGCCAATATCTGGGATTCGAAACGCATGCCCGGTTCACAATCGGTGCAGGTGCCTTTCAGCGGAAAGAAGCTGGAAGCAGCTAAAACCTATTACTGGACGGTGCAGGTGTGGGATAACAAGGGCAACGTATCCGAGTGGAGCGAACCGGCCGCCTGGAAAATGGGACTGCCGGAGCAGCAGGACTGGCAACAGGCCCGCTGGATTGCATACGAAGATCTGCCTGGTGTGAAAGGCAATTCCGCCCGCGGAAAGGACAGGAATGTATTGCCATTGCTGCGGAAGGGATTTACCGTGAACAAGCCCGTGAAACAGGCTACCATGTTCATTTCCGGCCTTGGCCAGTTTGAATTGAGTCTCAACGGCAGGAAGGTGGGCGACCATTTCCTGGATCCGGGATGGACGCAATACGACAAGAAAACACTGTACGTTACTTTCGATGTTACGAAGCAACTCGCCCATGGCGATAATGCCGTTGGCGTGATGCTGGGAAATGGTTTCTATCACATTCCCCGGGAACGATACCATAAACTGGAAGGTACTTTCGGCTATCCTAAAATGATATGCCGTTTATATCTGGAGTATGCAGATGGCAGCAGCGAAAACCTTGTCAGCAACGACTCCTGGAAGACTGCCCCCGGGCCGGTTGCGTTCTCCAGCATCTATGGCGGGGAAGACTATAACGCTAATCTGGAACAGCCAGGCTGGGACAGTCCGCATTTTGATGAACACCAATGGAAAGCGGCTTTAACGGTAAACGGTCCGGATAACCTGCAAAGCCAGTTGGCCGATCCGCTGAAGGTAATGGACACGCTGTTGCCTGTAAAGGTTACCCAGCCTCGCCCGGGAGTATGGATATATGACCTGGGCCAGAATGCATCCGGTATCCCCGGCATAGCAGTGACCGGCAGCAAAGGCAGCACCGTAAAGATCACTCCGGGAGAGCTGGTGGCAGACGACGGAACAGTAACACAGCAAGCCTCCGGAAGCCCGTGCCTGTATAACTATACATTGAAAGGCGAAGGTGTTGAAAAATGGCATCCGGCATTTTCGTACTATGGTTTCCGTTACCTCCAGGTAGAAGGTGCCGTGCCCGCATCTGAAAGCAACCCGCAACACCTGCCTGTACTGCAGCTGGTGCAGGGATGGCATACCCGCAACGCCGCTGCTGCTGCCGGTGAGTTTACCTGTTCGAACAACTTGTTCAACAGCATCTACCAACTGATCAACTGGTCAATAAAAAGCAACATGGCCAGCGTGTTTACTGATTGTCCGCATCGGGAAAAACTGGGCTGGCTCGAAGAAGCACACCTGATGGGGAATAGTATCCAGTTTAATTTTGATGTACCCCGGCTGCTGCATAAAGTAAGCGCCGATATGAGAGAAGCCCAGCTAAGCAACGGTATGGTGCCCGATATTGCACCCGAATACGTGGTGTTTTCAGGTGGCTTCCGCGATTCGCCGGAATGGGGCAGCGCTTCGATAATCGTACCGTGGAATACATGGTTGTGGTACGGCGACAAAAAGATTCTGCAAGACAACTACGACATGATGCGCAGATATGCTGCCTACCTCAAAAGTAAAACATTGAATGACACGCTCAGCTTCGGATTGGGCGACTGGTTCGACATAGGGCCGAATGGAGTAGGAGAGTCGCAAAACACACCAAAGGGCATCACTGCCACTGCATTCTACTACTACGATCTTAGCATCCTTGCCAAAGTAGCGCAGGTATTGGGATACCCTGCTGATGCCCGTCAGTATCAGGAGCAGATGACAAAGGTAAGAGCAGCCTTCAATAAAGGGTTCTTCGATAAAGCCAGTAAGCAATACGGTACCGGAAGCCAGGCCGGTAACGCGCTGGCAGTATATATGAACCTGGTAGAGCCACCCTACAAAGAGGCAGTGGTGGCCAATATCGTCTCTGATATACAAAACAGGAATAATAGTCTTACTACCGGAGAAGTATGTTACAGCTATCTCCTTCGTGTACTGCAGGCCGCAGGCAGGTCGGATCTGATCTGGCAAATGAATGCCCGCTCCGATGTGCCTGGCTACGGTTACCAGGTGGCGCACGGCGCCACTGCACTGACAGAATCCTGGCAGGCTTACCGCTATGTATCCAACAACCACCTCATGCTCGGGCATTTGATGGAGTGGTTTTATAACGGGCTGGCAGGGATAGGTCAGGCGGAAGGCAGTACCGCATTCAAACACATTGTGATACATCCGCAACCAGTAGGGGATATTACGTTTGCCCGTGCCCGTTATGAATCCATATACGGCCTTATCAGCAGTGAATGGACTAAAGACGGCAACGGGTTAGCGCTGACCGTGGAAATACCCGCAAACACTACCGCTACGGTGTACCTGCCCGCCGGTACACCAACGGTTGATGGAAAACCCATTGGTCAGATAAAAGATGTTCGCTTTGCAGGAAAAGAGGGACGCTTTGCACTGTACAATATTGGATCGGGAACGTATCATTTTAAAGTCTCCGGAAATATTCAGTAA
- a CDS encoding family 20 glycosylhydrolase: protein MNKLRLIMNRYDYLKRNTVYASLFCFFLACANLQAQDRYAGIIPAPARLQYSSGTFTLSRQTVVKADNPADKAVAFLNAYLRKTGNGPTASGKPNVIELTSKGAEGLPAEGYKLAITPERITVTGKGAGLFYGIQSLIQLFPQDMSGTVKLPCMTVEDAPRFGYRGLMLDVSRHFFTIQEVKDLIDLMGAYKLNRFHWHLTDDNGWRVEIKKYPKLTSVGAWRVPRYLHYGANEAPIPGEPATDGGFYTQDEIRAVVKYAADRYIQILPEVDVPGHSMAAIAAYPYLSCSKDTSTRVNPGSNFSHWFGDGKYEMLIDNTLNPSDEKVYQFLDDVFTEIAALFPYEYIHIGGDECYKGYWDKDPGVQAMMKAKQLKDGEEVQSYFTSRLTQILKKKGKKLIGWDEILEGGLAKDAAVMSWRGEKGGIAAAKLKHEVIMSPNTNGLYFDYGEPAADMLPVSDGGYSGLYEYDPVPHSLSAEEKPYVLGVQGNIWTEFIKTVPRIHYMILPRMLALAELGWTPLEAKDYKSFSENRIPQHLAKFDKLGYNYRVPVASLPADTTMIGERFSFKLKPAVPGSKIYFTLDGKTPDITDREFNSAMVFIVPPKEKRTFQAIVITPSGKQSAVSKIVLENK from the coding sequence ATGAACAAACTCAGATTAATTATGAACCGTTATGATTACTTGAAAAGAAACACCGTGTATGCGTCACTGTTTTGTTTCTTCCTGGCCTGCGCAAACCTACAGGCACAGGATCGTTATGCCGGAATCATTCCGGCCCCGGCCCGGCTGCAGTACAGCAGTGGTACGTTTACCCTCAGCCGCCAAACCGTTGTTAAAGCTGATAACCCGGCCGACAAAGCAGTTGCTTTCCTGAATGCTTATTTGCGTAAAACAGGCAACGGCCCAACAGCATCCGGAAAACCTAATGTCATTGAATTAACCAGCAAAGGCGCCGAAGGACTGCCGGCCGAAGGTTACAAACTGGCAATTACGCCGGAACGTATAACCGTTACCGGTAAAGGCGCCGGACTCTTTTATGGGATTCAGTCGCTCATACAGCTTTTCCCGCAGGATATGAGCGGAACGGTAAAGTTACCTTGTATGACCGTAGAAGACGCTCCCCGCTTTGGTTACCGCGGACTGATGCTGGATGTATCCCGGCATTTTTTCACCATTCAGGAAGTGAAAGACCTGATCGACCTGATGGGTGCGTATAAGCTTAACCGTTTCCACTGGCACCTGACAGATGACAATGGCTGGCGTGTTGAAATAAAGAAGTATCCGAAACTCACGTCTGTCGGCGCATGGCGCGTACCACGCTACCTGCACTATGGCGCCAATGAAGCGCCAATCCCTGGCGAACCCGCTACTGATGGTGGTTTCTATACCCAGGACGAGATCAGGGCGGTGGTTAAATATGCAGCCGATCGCTATATCCAGATCCTGCCGGAAGTAGATGTGCCGGGCCACAGCATGGCCGCTATCGCCGCTTACCCTTACCTGTCGTGCTCAAAAGATACCAGCACCAGGGTAAACCCGGGCAGTAATTTTTCGCACTGGTTTGGGGATGGCAAATATGAAATGCTGATCGATAATACCCTGAATCCATCTGATGAAAAAGTATATCAGTTCCTCGATGATGTTTTCACAGAAATAGCCGCCTTGTTTCCTTATGAATACATCCACATCGGCGGAGATGAGTGCTATAAGGGCTATTGGGACAAAGACCCCGGTGTGCAGGCCATGATGAAAGCAAAACAACTCAAAGATGGCGAAGAAGTACAGAGTTATTTCACCTCCCGTCTTACCCAGATCCTGAAAAAGAAAGGAAAGAAACTCATCGGCTGGGATGAAATCCTCGAAGGTGGCCTGGCAAAAGATGCAGCAGTGATGAGCTGGAGAGGCGAAAAGGGAGGCATTGCAGCCGCTAAACTGAAACATGAAGTGATCATGTCGCCCAACACCAACGGACTGTATTTCGACTATGGAGAACCGGCTGCGGATATGTTACCGGTGAGCGACGGTGGCTACTCCGGACTCTACGAATATGATCCTGTGCCGCACAGTCTGAGTGCAGAAGAAAAACCCTACGTACTTGGCGTGCAGGGTAACATCTGGACCGAGTTCATAAAAACGGTTCCAAGAATACATTACATGATACTGCCCCGCATGCTGGCGTTGGCAGAGCTGGGCTGGACACCGCTGGAAGCCAAGGACTATAAGAGCTTTTCTGAAAACAGGATACCTCAGCATCTGGCAAAATTCGACAAGCTGGGTTATAACTACCGGGTGCCGGTGGCCTCTCTTCCTGCGGATACCACAATGATAGGAGAACGTTTTTCATTTAAGCTGAAACCCGCTGTGCCAGGCTCAAAGATCTATTTCACCCTCGATGGAAAAACGCCTGATATCACCGATCGTGAATTCAATAGCGCCATGGTGTTTATTGTACCACCTAAGGAGAAAAGAACGTTCCAGGCAATTGTAATAACGCCTTCAGGAAAGCAAAGCGCTGTGAGCAAAATAGTACTGGAAAATAAGTAA
- a CDS encoding DUF4998 domain-containing protein — protein MKNITGYIMALILMLATLAACKKMDSTYRKFVVPDGIVYAGKANNPMVHAGHNRVKITWLRGTDPNVTSARIFWNNYGDSASVTIPPAGDTISCMINNLPEKIYSFIIKTYDSKGNVSVPVELFGASYGDVYQASLLSRPVIAGVLYPDSVSIKWGGADISNGAYATQVKYTDTVGATQVKSFPVSLVTTAIADMKAGTTYQYRTVFLPDSSSIDTFYTDYVTSKPFLFSPKSWRIIDFSSQHPGDENLVTNVIDGNPATRWHAWVDHSSYPHFFTVDMGMQRMITSFMLYRKTGDDRACDTFKLLVSNDNTNWTDLGTFNFNRHIDDGQSYDIPTHPRARYFKFIGLTGPLSYIVLGDISAYGF, from the coding sequence ATGAAAAATATAACTGGTTATATCATGGCGCTCATCCTGATGCTGGCTACTTTGGCGGCCTGTAAGAAAATGGATAGCACCTACAGAAAATTTGTTGTTCCTGATGGTATCGTTTATGCCGGTAAGGCGAATAATCCAATGGTGCACGCTGGTCATAACAGGGTGAAGATTACCTGGCTCAGAGGAACAGACCCCAATGTAACATCCGCCAGGATCTTCTGGAATAATTACGGCGATTCCGCCAGTGTCACTATTCCGCCTGCCGGCGATACTATCAGCTGTATGATCAATAATCTTCCCGAAAAAATTTATTCATTCATCATCAAAACCTACGACTCAAAAGGTAATGTATCAGTGCCGGTGGAATTGTTTGGGGCGAGTTATGGAGATGTATACCAGGCCAGCCTGCTCAGCCGGCCGGTAATTGCCGGAGTTCTTTACCCTGATTCAGTATCCATCAAATGGGGCGGCGCCGATATTTCAAATGGTGCCTATGCCACCCAGGTAAAATATACGGATACCGTGGGCGCCACGCAGGTGAAGAGTTTCCCGGTAAGCCTTGTTACTACAGCAATTGCCGATATGAAAGCAGGAACTACTTATCAGTACAGAACTGTGTTTCTGCCAGACTCATCGAGCATAGATACTTTCTATACCGATTATGTCACCAGCAAACCTTTCCTGTTCAGTCCGAAAAGCTGGCGCATCATAGATTTCTCCAGCCAGCATCCTGGCGATGAAAATCTGGTGACGAATGTGATCGACGGTAATCCTGCTACCCGCTGGCATGCCTGGGTAGATCACTCCAGTTATCCGCATTTTTTTACGGTAGATATGGGGATGCAGCGGATGATTACCTCATTCATGCTCTACAGGAAAACCGGGGATGACAGGGCCTGTGATACCTTCAAACTGTTGGTCAGTAACGATAACACGAACTGGACGGACCTCGGCACGTTCAATTTTAACCGGCATATCGACGATGGACAATCTTATGATATACCAACTCATCCCAGGGCGAGGTACTTTAAGTTCATCGGATTGACCGGCCCGCTGAGTTACATCGTGCTGGGCGATATCAGTGCTTACGGATTCTGA
- a CDS encoding DUF5000 domain-containing lipoprotein translates to MKQLHYIAAALLIFSFSCKKDGRIDYTDANAPAPVPVTDVSVTATPGGAILTYRIPADPHLSYVKAVYEPQPGNISEAKASYFTDTLHLVGFGDTLVHKVKLFSVGKNEKASAPIELQIQPRRAPFLNTFASLKIDPTFGGIQVSFQNDAKDNLAITLLQDSTGKNTWSTVNTFYTGAPSGSYSVRGFDTTVKKFAVFVRDRWNNKSDTLIKSLKPIYEISIPKNTWSALKLPTDTWQNAEWFTIDHLWDNNIQGYSGIFASTNASVLPQWFTIDIGKKVVLSRIVEHQMQSDHFYAGSAVKKFELWGSNNPSPDGSWDNWQLLGTFNSFKPSGLPMGQTSAEDLNYAWLKGEDFPFDHLLPAVRYIRFKTLETYSMSGQVVIAEIDLWGQIVP, encoded by the coding sequence ATGAAACAACTACATTATATAGCAGCTGCTTTACTGATCTTCAGCTTTTCCTGTAAGAAGGATGGCAGAATTGATTATACAGATGCCAACGCCCCGGCCCCTGTGCCAGTAACGGATGTTAGCGTGACGGCAACTCCAGGGGGCGCCATATTGACTTACAGAATTCCGGCTGATCCGCACCTGTCATATGTAAAAGCAGTGTACGAACCTCAGCCGGGGAACATCAGCGAAGCGAAAGCCTCTTATTTTACAGACACCCTGCACCTCGTAGGATTCGGTGACACGCTGGTACATAAAGTGAAATTATTCAGCGTAGGAAAAAATGAGAAAGCTTCTGCTCCGATTGAATTACAGATACAGCCCAGGCGCGCGCCATTTCTCAATACATTCGCCTCGCTGAAGATAGACCCTACTTTCGGAGGCATACAGGTCTCGTTCCAGAATGATGCAAAAGATAACCTGGCCATCACACTGCTGCAGGACTCAACGGGAAAAAATACCTGGTCTACCGTCAATACCTTCTACACTGGCGCGCCTTCGGGGAGTTACTCCGTCAGAGGATTCGATACTACGGTGAAGAAATTTGCTGTGTTCGTGCGCGACCGCTGGAATAATAAATCCGATACGCTGATAAAGTCACTGAAACCCATATACGAAATTTCGATACCTAAAAATACCTGGAGCGCTTTGAAGCTGCCCACCGATACCTGGCAGAATGCGGAGTGGTTCACTATCGATCACCTGTGGGATAACAATATCCAGGGTTACAGCGGCATCTTTGCCAGCACCAACGCTTCCGTGCTGCCGCAATGGTTCACTATCGATATCGGTAAAAAAGTGGTGCTCAGCCGGATTGTAGAACATCAGATGCAATCAGACCATTTCTATGCTGGTTCCGCAGTGAAGAAATTTGAACTGTGGGGCTCCAATAATCCGAGCCCGGATGGAAGCTGGGATAACTGGCAGCTATTGGGCACGTTCAATTCCTTCAAGCCTTCGGGGTTGCCGATGGGGCAAACTTCTGCGGAAGATCTGAATTACGCCTGGCTTAAAGGTGAGGACTTTCCATTCGATCATTTGTTGCCTGCCGTACGTTATATCCGGTTCAAAACACTGGAAACATATAGTATGTCCGGGCAGGTAGTGATTGCGGAAATTGATCTGTGGGGACAAATAGTACCCTGA
- a CDS encoding RagB/SusD family nutrient uptake outer membrane protein, which translates to MKERKMIRLYMLFILCACNACSKFLDVVPDNVATLDNAFTTRIQAKKYLFTCYSYMPKNGDLGDDPAMVGGDELWRFATDAGYFSMAQGYQNVVSPLGDRWGSFFRAIRDCNIFLENIGKVPDLEEPERRRWIAEVQFLKAYYNFNLVMMYGPVPLMKTNLPVSADGKDVSIARAPVDSCFGYIIQLINGAVDNLPSSITDPTNELGRITQPIALAIKAKVMVYAASPLFNGNTDEAGLKNQDGTQLFNQVFNKEKWSAAADACKKAIDACQQAGLKLYSYHPDFQQYHLTDTITIQMGIRNSFDERWNSGIIWANTQTNSSDLQRMITTFWDPVHRDITAIHGLLSPPLHMAELFYSDHGVPISEDRTFDYGNRYALRVAGDSDALYIRNGYTTVYLNFHREPRFYADLGFDGGVWYGQGQYDDSHPNDLFYLEAKYRQRNGFGKPGFNTITGYYLKKPIHFQNVIGNGNDYSVTYYPWPIMRLSALYLMYAEALNESTGPTNEALQYVDMVRSNAGLQSVASSWGNYSSNPTKYATQRGMRDIIHQETLIELAFEGQRFWDLRRWKEAQTVYNRPVKGWDLIQETADAYYRPKTIFNQSFGLKNYFWPISETTLSTDRSLVQNLGW; encoded by the coding sequence ATGAAAGAGCGTAAAATGATAAGGCTGTACATGTTGTTTATCCTGTGCGCATGTAATGCCTGTTCTAAATTCCTGGATGTGGTGCCGGATAATGTGGCTACCCTCGATAATGCCTTTACAACGCGTATACAGGCTAAGAAATACCTGTTTACCTGTTATTCCTATATGCCAAAGAACGGCGACCTCGGCGATGATCCTGCAATGGTGGGTGGTGATGAGTTGTGGCGGTTTGCTACGGATGCGGGCTATTTCAGCATGGCGCAAGGCTACCAGAACGTAGTATCACCGCTGGGCGACAGATGGGGAAGCTTCTTTCGCGCCATCCGCGATTGTAATATCTTCCTGGAAAACATCGGAAAGGTGCCCGATCTGGAGGAGCCGGAGAGACGACGCTGGATAGCGGAGGTACAGTTCCTGAAAGCGTATTACAATTTTAATCTGGTGATGATGTATGGCCCGGTGCCGTTGATGAAAACGAATCTGCCGGTTAGTGCCGATGGCAAAGATGTCAGCATTGCCCGCGCTCCTGTTGATTCCTGCTTCGGTTACATCATACAGCTCATCAACGGTGCGGTGGATAATCTGCCTTCGTCAATCACCGATCCTACCAATGAACTGGGCCGCATTACCCAGCCTATTGCACTCGCCATAAAAGCGAAGGTAATGGTATACGCTGCCAGCCCGCTGTTCAACGGTAACACCGACGAAGCAGGGCTTAAAAACCAGGATGGTACCCAGCTCTTCAATCAGGTATTCAACAAAGAGAAATGGAGCGCTGCTGCCGATGCATGTAAAAAGGCTATAGATGCCTGTCAGCAGGCGGGGCTTAAATTATACAGCTACCATCCCGATTTTCAGCAGTATCATCTTACTGATACGATCACCATTCAGATGGGCATCAGGAACAGTTTTGACGAAAGATGGAACAGTGGCATTATCTGGGCCAATACGCAAACGAATTCCTCTGATCTGCAAAGAATGATTACCACCTTCTGGGATCCGGTACACCGCGATATCACCGCCATTCACGGATTGCTGTCGCCTCCGCTTCACATGGCCGAGTTGTTTTATTCCGATCATGGAGTACCTATTTCTGAAGACAGAACTTTCGACTATGGCAACCGGTATGCACTGAGGGTAGCCGGCGACAGCGACGCGCTGTATATACGTAACGGCTATACGACGGTTTATCTGAACTTCCACCGGGAGCCCCGTTTCTACGCGGATCTCGGATTCGATGGCGGCGTATGGTACGGTCAGGGTCAGTACGACGACAGCCATCCCAACGACTTGTTTTACCTGGAAGCTAAATACCGGCAGCGGAACGGTTTCGGAAAGCCAGGCTTCAACACTATCACCGGCTATTACCTGAAAAAGCCGATACATTTCCAGAATGTGATAGGTAACGGTAACGACTACTCTGTAACTTATTATCCCTGGCCTATCATGCGCCTGTCGGCATTATACCTGATGTACGCCGAGGCGTTGAATGAATCAACGGGCCCTACGAATGAGGCTTTGCAGTATGTAGACATGGTTCGCAGCAATGCAGGGTTGCAGTCGGTGGCATCTTCCTGGGGTAACTACTCCAGCAACCCTACGAAATACGCTACCCAACGCGGTATGAGAGATATCATTCACCAGGAAACACTCATTGAGCTGGCGTTCGAAGGACAACGCTTCTGGGACCTGCGCAGGTGGAAGGAAGCACAAACAGTGTACAACAGGCCAGTGAAAGGCTGGGATCTGATACAGGAAACAGCGGATGCCTATTACCGGCCCAAAACCATTTTCAATCAGTCGTTTGGGTTGAAGAACTATTTCTGGCCCATCAGTGAAACTACACTTTCAACAGACAGGAGTCTGGTGCAGAACCTGGGTTGGTAA